The window GGCACGGGCGCTGACGGGAGCGCATGTCAAGGCTATTCTGTTTCTCTTTCTGCTGATGGTAATACGGCAATCGTCGGTGGATATGGGGACAATAGCGGTGCAGGAGCAGCGTGGGTGTATACGCGATCTGGTGGAGTATGGAGTCAGCAGGGCAGCAAGCTCGTCGGCACCGGAGCTGTCGGTTCCGCACAACAAGGCTACTCTGTTTCTCTTTCTGCTGATGGCAATACGGCAATCGTCGGTGGACTTGGTGACAACAGCGGCTTAGGAGCAGCGTGGGTGTTCACGCGATCTGGGGGAGTATGGAGTCAGCAGGGCAGCAAGCTCGTCGGCACCGGAGCTGTCGGTAGTGCACTACAAGGTGCACTACAAGGCGGCTCTGTTTCTCTTTCTGCTGATGGTAATACTGCAATCGTCGGTGGATATGACGACAATGGCGATGCAGGAGCAGCGTGGGTGTATACGCGATCTGGGGGAGTATGGAGTCAGCAAGGCACCAAGCTTGTTGGCACCGGAGCTATCGGTTCCGCACAACAAGGCTACTCTGTTTCTCTTTCTGCCGACGGTAATACGGCAATCGTCGGTGGACCTTCCGACAACAGCTCTGCATGGGGGGGGGCAGTATGGGTGTATACGCGATCTGGTGGAGTATGGAGTCAGCAGGGCGGCAAGCTCGTCGGCACCGGAGCTGTTGGTGGCGCATGCCAAGGGTGGTCTGTTTCTCTTTCTGCTGATGGCAATACGGCAATCGTCGGTGGATATTGGGACAATAGCGGTGCAGGAGCAGCGTGGGTCTGGGTAAATGGAGCGCCCAACATCGTTGGCGTAAAGGACGTTGGGAATGATCAGGGAGGAAGAGTCCGCATTAGCTGGGGCCGGTCACTCGCCGACTCGGCAGTGTCTGCCCACCAGATTGTGACATACGGATTATGGCGTAGGATTCCGGCATTACAGAGCGGCCTTGGCAAGAGAGGAGAGCCAGGTCCGTTGAACGATACGCTGGGAATCTTGTACGATTTCATAACGAGTGTTCCGGCGGTTCAGTCACCTCAATACAACGTCGTCGCTTCAACGTATGAAGACTCGACGTCCACAGGTACCCATTGTTGCACGTTCCTGGTCACAGCGCATACAAGTGATCCGAACGTGTTCTTTATATCTAATGAAGATAGCGGCTATTCAGTGGACAACATTCCTCCCGACCCTCCGAGTTCAGTATCC of the Candidatus Kryptoniota bacterium genome contains:
- a CDS encoding T9SS type A sorting domain-containing protein, with the protein product MLSHRTYLLTVLVVVWCIALPSATAQYVQEGSKLVGTGAVGTAHQGGSVSLSADGNTAIVGGLCDSSYAGAAWVYTRSGGVWSQQGSKLVGTGADGSACQGYSVSLSADGNTAIVGGYGDNSGAGAAWVYTRSGGVWSQQGSKLVGTGAVGSAQQGYSVSLSADGNTAIVGGLGDNSGLGAAWVFTRSGGVWSQQGSKLVGTGAVGSALQGALQGGSVSLSADGNTAIVGGYDDNGDAGAAWVYTRSGGVWSQQGTKLVGTGAIGSAQQGYSVSLSADGNTAIVGGPSDNSSAWGGAVWVYTRSGGVWSQQGGKLVGTGAVGGACQGWSVSLSADGNTAIVGGYWDNSGAGAAWVWVNGAPNIVGVKDVGNDQGGRVRISWGRSLADSAVSAHQIVTYGLWRRIPALQSGLGKRGEPGPLNDTLGILYDFITSVPAVQSPQYNVVASTYEDSTSTGTHCCTFLVTAHTSDPNVFFISNEDSGYSVDNIPPDPPSSVSGNVVSGAVDMSWKKNKEPDMWRYAIYRSTSPIDEPYELTALATTTDTVFADTHPITGDRSYYAVCAQDIHGNLSGGGNQLSFIPSDFSLSVSLTAFTASTQDYGVRLDWKTGSETNNAGFIVMREMQGETAFKEIASYTSDVALKGLGTSTDGKSYSYTDNSLQTAGKYTYELENVTTDGVKHTYNEITVDVSTPTDFALFQNYPNPFNPSTTIAFNLKEQSEVTLTIYNVLGQDVATYSYGTMGGGRYQEEINLERLTSGVYYYRLDATGTDGKRFTSIKKLLELK